Proteins co-encoded in one Gossypium arboreum isolate Shixiya-1 chromosome 11, ASM2569848v2, whole genome shotgun sequence genomic window:
- the LOC108471608 gene encoding nicotine N-demethylase CYP82E3-like has translation MLIIAGIDTTAIAMTWILSNLMNSRHALKRAQQELDLKIGLDRWAEDSDMEKLNYLQAIIKETFRLYPPVPMLIPHVLMEDCCVSGYHIPQGTRLFVNAWKLHRDPRVWSKPEEFEPERFLTSHRNVDVLGRNFELTPFGSGRRSCPGINWTLQAVHLTMARLLQGFDLTTPLDAPVDMTEDQGASAIMPKATPLELVLTPRLPPHLYHL, from the coding sequence ATGTTAATCATAGCAGGGATTGACACCACGGCCATTGCAATGACATGGATATTGTCCAACTTGATGAACAGTAGGCACGCTTTGAAGCGTGCTCAACAAGAGCTAGACCTCAAAATTGGTCTAGACAGATGGGCAGAAGACTCTGATATGGAGAAATTAAACTATCTCCAAGCCATTATTAAGGAAACATTTCGTCTGTATCCACCAGTGCCAATGTTAATCCCTCATGTCCTCATGGAAGATTGTTGTGTCAGCGGCTACCACATTCCACAGGGCACTCGTTTATTTGTGAATGCCTGGAAGTTGCACCGAGACCCACGGGTTTGGTCGAAGCCCGAGGAGTTCGAGCCGGAAAGATTTCTCACGAGCCATCGAAATGTGGATGTTTTGGGACGGAACTTTGAGCTGACTCCATTTGGTTCTGGTAGACGATCATGCCCGGGAATTAATTGGACGTTGCAGGCTGTACATTTGACAATGGCTCGATTGCTTCAAGGGTTTGACTTAACTACACCCTTAGATGCTCCAGTTGATATGACTGAAGACCAAGGTGCAAGTGCAATCATGCCTAAAGCCACTCCTCTTGAACTTGTCCTCACACCTCGTCTTCCTCCTCATCTTTATCACCTCTAG
- the LOC108470407 gene encoding cyclin-C1-2-like isoform X2: protein MAANFWTSSHFKQLLDPEEVDVVHQQDKDKGITLEEFKLIKMHMANYIMKLAQNVKVRQRRSMSEYDPRLVAPTCLYLASKAEESTVQARLLVFYIKKLSSDEKYRYEIKDILEMEMKILEALNYYLVVFHPYRTLSPLLQDAGMNDMSMTQLSWGLVNDTYKMDLILTHPPYLIALACIYIASVYREKDITTWFEELRVDMNVVKNISMEILDFYENKMIADERISTAFLKLALKP, encoded by the exons ATGGCGGCCAATTTCTGGACTTCTTCTCACTT TAAACAGCTTTTGGACCCGGAAGAGGTGGATGTGGTTCATCAACAAGATAAAGATAAAGGCATCACGCTTGAAGAATTTAAGCTGATTAAGATGCATATGGCGAACT ATATAATGAAACTGGCTCAAAATGTTAAAGTGAGGCAAAG AAGGAGCATGAGTGAATACGATCCTCGTCTTGTTGCTCCTACTTGCTTATATTTGGCATCAAAGGCAGAAGAAAGCACGGTGCAGGCTCGACTTCTTGTATTTTACATTAAAAAATTAT CTTCTGATGAAAAGTATAGATATGAAATCAAAGACATACTTGAAATGGAAATGAAGATCTTAGAAGCACTTAACTATTATTTAGTTGTATTTCATCCTTACCGCACATTATCTCC GTTGTTGCAGGATGCTGGCATGAATGATATGAGTATGACTCAATTATCTTG GGGACTTGTAAATGACACATACAAGATGGACCTTATTCTTACACATCCGCCATATTTGATTGCCTTAGCTTGCATATACATTGCTAGCGTCTACAGGGAGAAAGATATCACAACTTGGTTTGAAGAACTTCGCGTTGATATGAATGTG GTGAAAAACATCTCCATGGAGATCCTCGACTTCTATGAGAACAAAATGATTGCAGATGAGCGAATAAGTACTGCCTTCCTCAAACTTGCTCTTAAGCCTTAG
- the LOC108470407 gene encoding cyclin-C1-2-like isoform X1, translated as MAANFWTSSHFKQLLDPEEVDVVHQQDKDKGITLEEFKLIKMHMANYIMKLAQNVKVRQRVVATAVTYMRRVYTRRSMSEYDPRLVAPTCLYLASKAEESTVQARLLVFYIKKLSSDEKYRYEIKDILEMEMKILEALNYYLVVFHPYRTLSPLLQDAGMNDMSMTQLSWGLVNDTYKMDLILTHPPYLIALACIYIASVYREKDITTWFEELRVDMNVVKNISMEILDFYENKMIADERISTAFLKLALKP; from the exons ATGGCGGCCAATTTCTGGACTTCTTCTCACTT TAAACAGCTTTTGGACCCGGAAGAGGTGGATGTGGTTCATCAACAAGATAAAGATAAAGGCATCACGCTTGAAGAATTTAAGCTGATTAAGATGCATATGGCGAACT ATATAATGAAACTGGCTCAAAATGTTAAAGTGAGGCAAAG GGTTGTAGCAACTGCAGTTACATATATGAGACGTGTCTATACCAG AAGGAGCATGAGTGAATACGATCCTCGTCTTGTTGCTCCTACTTGCTTATATTTGGCATCAAAGGCAGAAGAAAGCACGGTGCAGGCTCGACTTCTTGTATTTTACATTAAAAAATTAT CTTCTGATGAAAAGTATAGATATGAAATCAAAGACATACTTGAAATGGAAATGAAGATCTTAGAAGCACTTAACTATTATTTAGTTGTATTTCATCCTTACCGCACATTATCTCC GTTGTTGCAGGATGCTGGCATGAATGATATGAGTATGACTCAATTATCTTG GGGACTTGTAAATGACACATACAAGATGGACCTTATTCTTACACATCCGCCATATTTGATTGCCTTAGCTTGCATATACATTGCTAGCGTCTACAGGGAGAAAGATATCACAACTTGGTTTGAAGAACTTCGCGTTGATATGAATGTG GTGAAAAACATCTCCATGGAGATCCTCGACTTCTATGAGAACAAAATGATTGCAGATGAGCGAATAAGTACTGCCTTCCTCAAACTTGCTCTTAAGCCTTAG